From a region of the Sandaracinaceae bacterium genome:
- a CDS encoding AarF/ABC1/UbiB kinase family protein has product MAQHGSDDDDPKTLLPTLDSLASGFRKRTAVTAKLAARAGLRAASRSVFGARQGEVDVQKAVEAARTMVTEMGQLKGLVMKAGQMASFLPGAMPEEAREIMAKLQSESAAMKYERVQEVVRAELGGEVDQLFEGFEQSPFAAASIGQVHRARVDGQPVAVKVQYPGIEALLVGDLDFLGGLASVFTLGSPMDGRALAKELRERTLEECDYVLEARHQQLFEGLLSTQEGCSVPAIVPSRSARRVLTTRLVDGMRFQPFVDTASQAARDRAGERIFRVAFDSLFRHGVYNGDPHPGNYLFGDEGQVTFLDFGCVRYYQVDFIDAWKRVAMAAQDGDFDTFKKRFPDLGMTPKPKKMDWEAQWDAMLQLYTPMRTRGPFFTFTHAYVEESYGKLVFDNPNKLKMAMPAEWLLLNRLQWGLFAVLSHLGSTAPWPDIFRAALEAPTRPVHLADNP; this is encoded by the coding sequence ATGGCCCAGCACGGCAGCGACGACGACGACCCGAAGACGCTCCTGCCCACGCTGGACTCCCTCGCTAGCGGCTTCCGCAAGCGCACCGCGGTCACGGCCAAGCTCGCGGCGCGCGCGGGCTTGCGGGCGGCGTCACGCAGCGTGTTCGGCGCGCGCCAGGGCGAGGTGGACGTGCAGAAGGCCGTCGAGGCGGCGCGCACCATGGTCACCGAGATGGGCCAGCTGAAGGGCCTGGTCATGAAGGCCGGGCAGATGGCCAGCTTCCTGCCCGGCGCCATGCCCGAAGAGGCGCGCGAGATCATGGCCAAGCTGCAGTCCGAGAGCGCGGCCATGAAGTACGAGCGCGTGCAGGAGGTGGTGCGCGCCGAGCTCGGCGGCGAGGTGGACCAGCTCTTCGAGGGCTTCGAGCAGAGCCCCTTCGCGGCGGCCAGCATCGGGCAGGTGCACCGCGCGCGCGTGGACGGTCAGCCGGTGGCCGTGAAGGTTCAGTACCCCGGCATCGAGGCGCTGCTGGTGGGCGACCTCGACTTCCTGGGCGGGCTCGCCTCGGTCTTCACTCTTGGCAGCCCCATGGACGGTCGCGCGCTGGCCAAAGAGCTGCGCGAGCGCACGCTCGAAGAGTGCGACTACGTGCTCGAGGCGCGGCATCAGCAGCTGTTCGAGGGGCTGCTCTCCACGCAAGAGGGCTGCTCGGTGCCGGCCATCGTGCCCAGTCGCTCCGCGCGGCGGGTGCTGACCACGCGCCTGGTGGACGGCATGCGCTTTCAGCCCTTCGTGGACACGGCCTCGCAGGCGGCGCGGGATCGCGCGGGCGAGCGCATCTTCCGAGTGGCCTTCGACAGCCTGTTTCGGCACGGCGTCTACAACGGCGACCCGCACCCCGGGAACTACCTCTTCGGCGACGAGGGGCAGGTCACGTTCCTCGACTTCGGCTGCGTGCGCTACTACCAGGTGGACTTCATCGACGCGTGGAAGCGCGTGGCGATGGCCGCGCAGGACGGCGACTTCGACACCTTCAAGAAGCGCTTTCCCGACCTGGGCATGACCCCCAAGCCCAAGAAGATGGACTGGGAGGCGCAGTGGGACGCCATGCTGCAGCTGTACACGCCCATGCGCACACGCGGGCCCTTCTTCACGTTCACACACGCATACGTGGAGGAGAGCTACGGCAAGCTGGTGTTCGACAACCCCAACAAGCTCAAGATGGCCATGCCCGCCGAGTGGCTGCTGCTGAATCGGCTGCAGTGGGGGCTGTTCGCGGTGCTCTCGCACCTCGGGTCCACGGCGCCCTGGCCAGACATCTTCCGGGCCGCGCTGGAGGCGCCCACACGGCCCGTGCACCTGGCGGACAACCCGTAG
- a CDS encoding type IV toxin-antitoxin system AbiEi family antitoxin, which produces MRAEQYIDNLVARGLHHFTTTAALEALGGSEVAVRAQLRRLKQRGRIASPMRSFHVVVPPEYRRLGCLPAEHFIDQLMGELGVPYYVALLSAAAQYGAAHQRPQSLQVMVPTSRPAVECGEVRITFIGRSDLEDMPVTRVNTPRGYLRYATPELTALELVGYPHHAGGLSNVATVLAELTESLNGPKLLEVAKLCPVGWCQRLGYLLELVGANELAVELLPFVEQNALSYIPLRRAVDVAGAKRSARWKVIVNVEVEPDE; this is translated from the coding sequence ATGCGCGCGGAGCAGTACATCGACAACCTGGTGGCCCGTGGTCTCCACCACTTCACGACCACGGCAGCTCTAGAGGCCCTCGGAGGGTCCGAGGTTGCGGTCCGTGCTCAGCTTCGGCGCCTCAAGCAACGAGGACGCATCGCGAGCCCCATGCGCTCGTTCCATGTGGTCGTGCCACCCGAGTATCGCCGCCTGGGGTGCCTCCCCGCGGAGCATTTCATCGATCAGCTCATGGGGGAACTGGGCGTGCCGTACTACGTCGCTCTGCTCTCGGCGGCGGCGCAGTATGGGGCAGCCCATCAACGCCCGCAGTCCCTCCAAGTCATGGTGCCCACGAGCCGGCCTGCGGTGGAGTGCGGCGAGGTACGGATCACGTTCATCGGTCGCAGCGACCTAGAGGACATGCCGGTGACACGCGTAAACACACCGCGCGGCTATCTGCGGTACGCCACACCCGAACTGACGGCCCTCGAGCTGGTGGGCTACCCCCATCACGCGGGTGGCCTGAGCAACGTGGCTACCGTCCTGGCTGAGCTTACAGAATCCTTGAACGGGCCCAAGCTGCTGGAGGTCGCAAAGCTGTGCCCGGTCGGCTGGTGCCAGCGTCTTGGGTACCTGCTGGAGCTCGTTGGCGCCAACGAGCTGGCTGTGGAGCTTCTTCCATTCGTCGAGCAGAACGCGCTCAGCTACATTCCTCTCCGGCGTGCGGTGGATGTGGCGGGGGCGAAGCGAAGTGCCCGGTGGAAGGTCATCGTCAACGTCGAAGTGGAGCCTGACGAGTGA
- a CDS encoding nucleotidyl transferase AbiEii/AbiGii toxin family protein has protein sequence MIPRDFITAWREQAPWLQDAQVEQDLVITRALVDMFTLEEIAERLAFRGGTALYKLHLHPAARYSEDIDLVQVKAEPIGETLDAVRRVLDPWLGTPQRTLKEGRVKLAYRFQSEGVPALRMRLKVEINSREHFTELGLIRTPVVVDNPWFKGAASVTTFKLDELLGTKLRALYQRKKGRDLFDLWCALQRGGVDPAVVLQCFHRYMAEGGHAVSRAQFEANLHEKASDHDFRDDIVPLLRPGVSWDFDSAFAVVSRSIVELLPGAPWKGDGV, from the coding sequence GTGATCCCGAGAGACTTCATCACCGCATGGCGCGAGCAGGCGCCGTGGCTACAGGACGCGCAGGTCGAGCAAGACCTCGTCATCACGCGAGCACTCGTCGACATGTTCACACTCGAAGAGATCGCAGAGCGCCTGGCCTTCCGTGGCGGCACGGCGCTGTACAAGCTCCACTTGCACCCGGCAGCTCGCTATTCGGAAGACATCGACCTCGTGCAGGTCAAGGCAGAGCCCATCGGCGAGACGCTCGATGCCGTTCGCCGTGTCCTCGACCCGTGGCTCGGGACGCCGCAGCGCACTCTGAAGGAGGGTCGCGTCAAGCTCGCATACCGCTTCCAGTCCGAAGGCGTTCCAGCCCTCCGAATGCGACTGAAGGTGGAGATCAACTCGCGTGAACACTTCACCGAGCTCGGCCTCATCCGCACGCCTGTCGTGGTGGACAACCCCTGGTTCAAGGGGGCGGCGAGCGTGACGACCTTCAAGCTCGATGAGCTGCTGGGCACGAAGCTCCGCGCACTCTACCAACGCAAGAAGGGGAGGGACCTCTTCGATCTGTGGTGCGCCCTTCAGCGCGGCGGCGTCGACCCCGCGGTGGTGCTCCAGTGCTTCCATCGCTACATGGCCGAGGGCGGGCATGCAGTCAGCCGCGCGCAGTTCGAAGCCAACCTCCACGAGAAGGCGAGTGACCACGACTTCCGCGACGATATCGTTCCGCTCCTGCGTCCCGGCGTCTCGTGGGACTTCGACAGCGCGTTCGCGGTAGTGTCCAGGAGCATCGTCGAGCTGTTGCCGGGCGCGCCCTGGAAGGGAGACGGAGTCTAG
- a CDS encoding alpha/beta fold hydrolase encodes MNAPRTQPPSLSSRARHVARRTRRRLGHMGENALDWLRRDELVLAERTPYEEVFREDITCVRHYLPLTDDSIDLQGQRVPVVPTRFRVPLVLVAPLAVTMRIYDLFPDRSLVKYLTARGFDVYLVDWGRPEARHDGLHLADFFAGILPRALAAVRAHSGSQRLSLHGWSFGGLFAMSYAALGDPDIVNLVLVGAPCDYHAAGELGPHARRAAKQLSRLSERTGLGVHRLPPRLMRSPGWANSLMFKLTNPVGTLEGYGELLLNLHDRDFVTAHATNAAFLDDMTAYPGAVTQDIIRHFWTDNCLLDGRLPLPGAHATLRDVTANLLVVAGTEDPIVPVRATAPLLTLMGSRDKQLLTGPGGHTGILGGSRAPQHLWAPVADWLAARSD; translated from the coding sequence ATGAACGCACCTCGCACGCAGCCTCCGAGCCTCTCGTCCCGCGCCCGGCACGTGGCGCGCCGCACCCGCAGGCGCCTCGGTCACATGGGCGAGAACGCGCTCGACTGGCTGCGTCGCGACGAACTGGTGCTGGCCGAGCGCACGCCCTACGAGGAGGTCTTCCGCGAAGACATCACCTGCGTGCGGCACTACCTGCCGCTCACCGACGACAGCATCGACCTGCAGGGGCAGCGCGTGCCGGTGGTGCCCACGCGCTTCCGCGTGCCGCTCGTGCTGGTGGCGCCGCTGGCCGTGACCATGCGCATCTACGACCTCTTCCCGGACCGCAGCCTGGTGAAGTACCTCACGGCGCGCGGCTTCGACGTGTACCTGGTGGACTGGGGTCGCCCCGAGGCGCGTCACGACGGGCTGCACCTCGCGGACTTCTTCGCCGGCATCTTGCCGCGTGCCCTCGCGGCGGTGCGCGCGCACAGCGGCTCGCAGCGGCTGTCGCTGCACGGCTGGAGCTTTGGTGGGTTGTTCGCCATGAGCTACGCGGCGCTGGGTGACCCGGACATCGTGAACCTGGTGCTGGTGGGTGCCCCCTGCGACTACCACGCCGCGGGTGAGCTCGGGCCCCACGCCCGCCGCGCGGCCAAGCAGCTGAGCCGCCTGAGCGAGCGCACGGGCCTCGGTGTGCACCGCCTGCCCCCGCGCCTCATGCGGTCGCCGGGCTGGGCCAACAGCCTGATGTTCAAGCTCACCAACCCCGTGGGGACCCTCGAGGGCTACGGCGAGCTGCTCCTCAACCTGCACGACCGCGACTTCGTCACGGCGCACGCCACCAACGCGGCCTTCCTCGACGACATGACGGCCTATCCGGGCGCGGTCACGCAGGACATCATCCGCCACTTCTGGACCGACAACTGCCTGCTCGACGGCCGGCTCCCGCTCCCCGGGGCGCACGCCACGCTGCGCGACGTGACGGCCAACCTGCTGGTGGTGGCGGGCACCGAGGATCCCATCGTGCCCGTGCGCGCCACGGCCCCGCTGCTCACGCTGATGGGCAGCCGCGACAAGCAGCTCCTCACGGGCCCCGGCGGCCACACCGGCATCCTCGGGGGCAGCCGCGCGCCTCAGCACCTCTGGGCGCCCGTGGCCGACTGGCTGGCCGCGCGCAGCGATTGA
- a CDS encoding metal-dependent hydrolase — translation MTAAQAARTAPVTTAASTPALDRDKRPPIIIRRVEVDLDAPSEKYWYNGSPGMTSFAYALSAVFPDGERFFIDAVRHYRDRITDPALAAEVRAFIGQEAQHGQVHERYNQRAEADGFPLSDITNRAKGRLAHLRKTAPPEVQLAITCALEHFTAMMAEQLLGDPRMSEGVKSPHLETWRWHAAEEAEHKAVAFDVYMAVDGSYATRVRTYLVVSFMFSTTTLATTYYLMFKDGTLWNAKNHRDLLYWLLVKPGLVRNVIPGWLDYLRPNFHPWDRDDRHLLDRWKREWAPAFR, via the coding sequence ATGACCGCCGCCCAAGCCGCCCGAACCGCCCCCGTCACGACTGCTGCGTCCACCCCCGCGCTCGACCGCGACAAGCGTCCGCCCATCATCATTCGCCGCGTGGAGGTGGACCTGGACGCCCCGTCCGAGAAGTACTGGTACAACGGCTCGCCAGGCATGACGTCCTTCGCGTACGCGCTGTCGGCCGTGTTCCCGGATGGCGAGCGCTTCTTCATCGACGCCGTGCGCCACTACCGCGACCGCATCACCGACCCTGCTCTGGCCGCCGAGGTGCGCGCGTTCATCGGTCAGGAGGCGCAGCACGGCCAGGTGCACGAGCGCTACAACCAGCGCGCCGAGGCCGACGGCTTCCCGCTGTCCGACATCACCAACCGCGCGAAGGGGCGGCTGGCCCATTTGCGCAAGACGGCACCGCCCGAAGTGCAGCTGGCCATCACGTGCGCGCTCGAGCACTTCACGGCCATGATGGCCGAGCAGCTGCTCGGCGACCCGCGCATGAGCGAGGGCGTGAAGTCGCCGCACCTCGAGACGTGGCGCTGGCACGCGGCGGAGGAGGCCGAGCACAAGGCCGTGGCGTTCGACGTGTACATGGCCGTGGACGGCAGCTACGCGACGCGCGTGCGCACGTACCTCGTGGTGTCGTTCATGTTCTCCACCACCACGCTGGCCACCACGTACTACTTGATGTTCAAGGACGGCACGCTGTGGAACGCCAAGAACCACCGCGACCTGCTCTATTGGCTGCTGGTGAAGCCGGGCCTGGTGCGCAACGTGATCCCGGGCTGGCTCGACTACCTGCGCCCCAACTTCCACCCGTGGGACCGAGATGACCGGCACCTGCTCGACCGCTGGAAGCGGGAGTGGGCGCCGGCCTTCCGGTAG
- a CDS encoding ricin-type beta-trefoil lectin domain protein yields MSHMSRSWSLAWCLALAALALGAPNRAEADLFSAPTDAPGGGRRTCALNGVVCLSSPIMETPPGGGISVRGEPTLTIAPPGAAPMVIQLGEAEITVTPTGFRFMGSAGVQGFGPLAGWEFAGPHGDLAVGLGSSPAFDGYERNGSPAGFPVGDTRIGKDDGWFYIYISYGTEFAVVAPGGNLQISQELMAGNTLLIGIRPSAPENFVFYLGGGFTAPITYGTVGDGYVLVQNGARASSLPPIDVLYEFPGERTLPGTLSPSLLVGGTVQLGSPSIPISGWAQMGLQLNPRRLNDTRGRLDASLTLNLDQYPPFSASIPLAQASAYASAEHTLIKAGNVPANVFAGTPLEDFDVGTGGYAFHAYVPYARSPVIQFRAESARVAGLSLGDFKIGFLDGGRVSARGNLHIFGADYAMVGTITTGPNPRLRMTNTAGVRLFGQTLGAGLIELTVSRNDASVRVAGNVTLSGVRFRLDETYRASQLAGLVNSVSLPLPPVAFRQDLRVTIAGRAYGILVSGSAAGTLSTSPSVLASGSSSINTPEIRIAESGCVEPVCTGGGCSRPCERVCTPRDPITQQRLCERVCGPEVCTERNCTPRTCTVPASTIPAVNDSSSFSNVTVSPSGFSVQVPIAGRTAVDPDYDSPAPAPEPSLEPATTSPARTTAAPRPVPIGPAPAPGPQQPRPTPTPPRPTPQQPTPTPQQPTPTPQRPSPTPVTAPAPGPRFRMTNAWRGADVCLEAQEPSPGQRAVRLVACTGADAQQWVSVPAGGAAVQLTTVRFGAGMCLDVDDSSGANGQLTLSPCGSRPGQRFLTSAVSGGYSQLTTELRGPSSCVDVANDGVNNRLRLSPCGNFSGQAWLMTGAAAPAPTPQQPRPTPAPQPVPQPQPVPQLPTRPTPVPQPTPTPVTAPAPGPRFRMTNAWRGDNVCLEAQEPSPGQLALRLVTCTGDDAQQWVTVPAGGAAIQLTTVRFGAGICLDVDEGSGGASLMTLAPCSSRPGQRFHTSSVGAYTRLTNDLRGPSSCLDVVNDGTNDRVRMAPCGSYSGQSWLLPGGAEPVPPRPPRPAPQQPQQPPPTPTPAPAPTPMPAPVPVTQPTTEWRVMRMTNAWRGPDVCLEYSPGGPINVVLTACNGSPGQVWVGLLDASGAVRLTARNGGTERCLDVVDGSNRLTFAPCGDRPGQRWHAVDAGGGNFRLSNDLGGTGRCLDVINDGINNQLQLAPCGNYSGQIWALPPTR; encoded by the coding sequence ATGTCGCACATGTCCCGCTCGTGGTCGCTCGCCTGGTGTCTGGCCCTCGCCGCCTTGGCGCTGGGCGCCCCGAACCGAGCCGAGGCGGATCTCTTCAGCGCACCCACGGACGCCCCCGGGGGTGGCCGGCGCACGTGCGCGCTGAACGGCGTGGTGTGCCTGTCGTCGCCCATCATGGAGACCCCGCCAGGGGGCGGCATCAGCGTGCGGGGCGAGCCCACGCTCACCATCGCGCCGCCCGGCGCGGCGCCCATGGTGATCCAGCTGGGCGAGGCCGAGATCACGGTCACGCCCACCGGCTTCCGCTTCATGGGCTCGGCCGGCGTGCAGGGCTTCGGGCCGCTGGCCGGCTGGGAGTTCGCGGGCCCGCACGGCGACCTGGCAGTGGGCCTCGGCTCGAGCCCGGCGTTCGACGGCTACGAGCGCAACGGCTCGCCGGCGGGCTTCCCGGTGGGCGACACGCGCATCGGCAAGGACGACGGCTGGTTCTACATCTACATCTCGTACGGGACCGAGTTCGCGGTGGTGGCCCCCGGCGGCAACCTGCAGATCAGCCAGGAACTGATGGCGGGGAACACGCTCTTGATTGGCATCCGTCCGTCGGCGCCCGAGAACTTCGTCTTCTATCTGGGTGGCGGATTCACCGCGCCCATCACGTATGGGACGGTCGGCGACGGCTACGTGCTGGTGCAGAACGGCGCCCGCGCGTCCTCGCTCCCGCCCATCGACGTGCTCTACGAGTTCCCCGGCGAGCGGACGCTGCCGGGCACGCTCTCGCCGTCGCTGCTGGTGGGCGGCACGGTGCAGCTGGGCTCGCCGTCCATCCCCATCTCGGGCTGGGCGCAGATGGGATTGCAGCTGAACCCGCGGCGCCTGAACGACACGCGCGGGCGGCTGGACGCGAGCCTCACGCTCAACCTGGACCAGTATCCACCGTTCAGCGCGTCCATCCCGCTCGCGCAGGCTTCGGCCTACGCCAGCGCGGAGCACACGCTCATCAAGGCCGGCAACGTCCCGGCCAACGTGTTCGCGGGGACGCCGCTCGAGGACTTCGACGTGGGCACCGGGGGCTACGCGTTCCACGCCTACGTGCCTTACGCGCGCAGCCCCGTGATCCAGTTCCGCGCCGAGTCGGCGCGCGTGGCGGGGCTCTCGCTCGGCGACTTCAAGATCGGCTTCCTGGACGGAGGCCGGGTGAGCGCGCGCGGCAACCTGCACATCTTCGGGGCCGACTACGCCATGGTGGGCACCATCACGACGGGGCCCAACCCGCGGCTGCGCATGACCAACACGGCGGGGGTGCGCCTGTTCGGGCAGACGCTCGGTGCGGGCCTGATCGAGCTCACCGTGAGCCGCAACGACGCGAGCGTGCGCGTGGCCGGCAACGTGACCTTGTCGGGCGTGCGCTTCCGGCTGGACGAGACCTACCGTGCCTCCCAGCTGGCGGGGCTCGTGAACAGCGTGAGCCTGCCGCTGCCGCCCGTGGCGTTCCGGCAGGACCTGCGCGTCACCATCGCGGGCCGTGCCTACGGCATCCTGGTCAGCGGCTCGGCGGCGGGCACGCTGTCCACGTCGCCCTCGGTGCTGGCCAGCGGAAGCTCGTCCATCAACACGCCCGAGATCCGCATCGCCGAGTCGGGCTGTGTGGAGCCCGTCTGCACGGGTGGCGGGTGCAGCCGGCCTTGCGAGAGGGTGTGCACGCCGCGCGATCCGATCACTCAGCAGCGGCTGTGCGAACGGGTCTGTGGTCCCGAGGTGTGCACCGAGCGCAACTGCACCCCACGCACCTGCACGGTGCCGGCCAGCACCATCCCGGCGGTCAACGACTCGAGCTCGTTCAGCAACGTCACGGTGTCGCCGAGCGGCTTCAGCGTGCAGGTGCCCATCGCGGGGCGCACCGCCGTGGACCCCGACTACGACTCGCCCGCGCCGGCGCCCGAGCCTTCGCTCGAGCCGGCGACGACGAGCCCCGCTCGCACCACGGCGGCGCCACGGCCCGTGCCCATCGGGCCTGCGCCCGCGCCCGGCCCGCAGCAGCCGCGGCCCACGCCCACGCCGCCCCGGCCCACGCCGCAGCAGCCCACACCCACGCCGCAGCAGCCCACGCCCACGCCGCAGCGGCCCAGCCCCACGCCCGTGACAGCGCCCGCGCCCGGTCCGCGCTTCCGCATGACCAACGCGTGGCGCGGCGCCGACGTGTGCCTCGAAGCGCAGGAGCCCAGCCCCGGACAGCGGGCCGTGCGGCTGGTGGCGTGCACGGGGGCCGACGCACAGCAGTGGGTGAGCGTGCCCGCGGGTGGCGCCGCCGTGCAGCTGACCACCGTGCGCTTTGGCGCAGGCATGTGCCTCGACGTGGACGACAGCAGCGGCGCCAACGGCCAGCTGACGCTCTCGCCGTGCGGCAGCCGGCCCGGGCAGCGCTTCCTCACCAGCGCGGTGAGCGGCGGCTACAGCCAGCTGACCACGGAGCTGCGCGGCCCCTCGAGCTGCGTGGACGTGGCCAATGATGGCGTCAACAACCGCCTGCGCTTGTCGCCGTGCGGGAACTTCAGTGGCCAGGCGTGGCTGATGACCGGCGCCGCGGCCCCCGCGCCCACACCGCAGCAGCCGCGCCCCACCCCGGCGCCTCAGCCGGTGCCGCAGCCCCAGCCGGTGCCGCAGCTGCCCACCCGCCCGACGCCCGTGCCGCAACCCACGCCCACTCCCGTGACGGCCCCGGCGCCCGGCCCGCGCTTCCGCATGACCAACGCCTGGCGCGGGGACAACGTGTGCCTCGAGGCCCAGGAGCCCAGCCCCGGACAGCTGGCCCTGCGCCTGGTGACGTGCACGGGGGACGATGCGCAGCAGTGGGTCACGGTGCCCGCGGGTGGCGCGGCCATTCAGCTAACCACCGTGCGCTTTGGCGCGGGCATCTGCCTGGACGTGGACGAAGGCAGCGGCGGGGCCAGCCTCATGACGCTCGCGCCCTGCAGCAGCCGTCCCGGCCAACGCTTCCACACGAGCTCGGTAGGTGCCTACACCCGCCTGACCAACGACCTGCGCGGGCCGTCCAGCTGCCTCGACGTGGTCAACGACGGCACCAACGACCGCGTGCGCATGGCGCCCTGCGGGAGCTACAGCGGACAGTCCTGGCTCTTGCCGGGCGGCGCGGAACCCGTGCCCCCGCGGCCGCCTCGCCCCGCGCCACAGCAGCCGCAACAACCACCGCCCACGCCCACGCCCGCGCCCGCGCCCACGCCCATGCCGGCGCCGGTGCCCGTCACGCAGCCCACCACCGAGTGGCGTGTGATGCGCATGACCAACGCGTGGCGCGGCCCGGACGTGTGTCTCGAGTACTCCCCCGGCGGCCCCATCAACGTGGTGCTCACCGCGTGCAATGGCTCGCCCGGGCAGGTCTGGGTGGGCCTGCTGGACGCCTCGGGGGCGGTGCGTCTGACCGCACGCAACGGTGGCACCGAGCGCTGCCTCGACGTGGTGGACGGCAGCAACCGGCTCACCTTTGCGCCCTGCGGTGACCGGCCCGGGCAGCGCTGGCATGCCGTGGACGCAGGCGGCGGCAACTTCCGCCTGAGCAACGACCTGGGCGGCACGGGCCGCTGCCTCGACGTGATCAACGACGGCATCAACAACCAGCTCCAACTGGCGCCGTGCGGAAACTACAGCGGCCAGATCTGGGCGCTGCCCCCCACGCGCTGA